The Thermonema lapsum sequence CCGATATGACCTTTCAAGTAACTGCTGACCCTTTATAGTGGACACCTATGCGCATCAGTTACAATGCTCCGGTAACTTTGACCTTTACTTTCATAGCTGCCGGCATCCGTTTGCTTTGCGACTGGATGCCGGGGCTTCTTAATTTACTCATAGCCCCGCCCGTCTTTGATGTGCCATGGATACACTACCCCGCTTTTATTATCCACATTCTTGGGCACAGTAGCTGGGAGCATTATTTTGGCAACTTTTCTCTTATGCTGCTCATAGGACCCATTTTGGAAGAAAAATATGGCTCTAAGCAAATGTTTTACATGATTGTGCTTACTGCCCTGCTTGGGGGGCTGCTCAATGCCATTTTTTTTGATACGGGTCTTATTGGCGCCAGTGGTGTCGTTTTTATGATGATTGTACTGGCATCGTTTGTGAATGTTCAAAGAGGCACCTTGCCGCTTACGTTCTTGCTGGTGTTGGTGCTCTATATCGGACAAGAAGTGGTGCAGGCGTTTTCTAATGACAATATTTCACAATTTGCCCACATTATGGGTGGAGGTGCCGGTGCTTTTTTTGGTTTTATGGTTCCGCCTAAAGGCACAAAAGAATCAACTGCATCTTCCTCGTTTCTATAAACTGCTTTTTTAGATAACTGCATTCACACTTTTCTTTGTTTATGAAAGTATTCAAGTTTGGCGGTGCTTCTGTGAAGGATGCAGAAGCCATCCGAAATGTAGCGCATATTATTCAAACGCAAGGTAGCCCCCGGGAGCTGCTGGTGGTGGTTTCGGCTATGGGCAAAACCACCAATGCTTTGGAAAAGTTGCTGGATAACTATTTTGCCAAAAAAGATTATGAGCAAGATTTTCGCACGCTCTATGACTATCATATGAATGCTGCCCGAGCGCTTTTTCCAGAAGGGCACCCCGCCTTTCAGGCTATGGAGCGGCTATTTGTCCGGCTTCGTTATACGCTTCTACACCACACCCGCCCCGAAAATTATCATGAGTCTTACGACCAAGTAGTTTCTTTCGGCGAACTGTTGTCTAGCACGCTCATTAGCCATTTCTTACAGAGCAGTGGCATAGCGCATCGGTGGATAGATGCCCGAGATTACATAAAAACCGATACGAGCTGGCGTAAGGCTCAGGTAGATTGGGCATGGAGTGAACATCTGATTCAAACCGAACTGCGTCCGGTGCTACAGGAGCAAATCGTCGTTACGCAAGGGTTTATTGGTGGCACGCTTGGCGGGCGCACCACCACCTTGGGGCGTGAAGGCTCTGACTACTCGGCTGCGCTTTTTGCTGCTGCCCTCAATGCCGAAAGTGTTACTGTTTGGAAAGATGTGCCGGGCGTATTGAATGCCGACCCCAAGCATTATGCCTTTGCTTCTCTGTTTGAGCACTTATCGTACCGTCAAGCTGCCGAGATGACTTTTTATGGCGCCAGTGTGATTCACCCCAATACCATCCGCCCGTTGGCAAGCAAAAACATACCTCTTTTGGTGCGTTCTTTTTTAACCCCCACCAAGAACGGTACACGCATCGATGCCGAAGGTGGCAATATTCAAAAAGCTTGCGTCATTCGCAAAGAAAATCAATGTCTGGTCAGTTTCGCTGTCAAGGACTTGGCATTCATCACAGAAGAGCGCATCAGTTATGTGCTGGATGCCTGCCACCGTCTGCACTTGAAGCTCAACCTGATTCAAAGCTCGGCACTTTCGCTTTCGGTGTGTTTCGATGACCGCCCAGAGTATGTAGAAGAACTGCGCCAGCTGCTGCAAGAAGACTTCAGCATTGCTTACAATAAAAACCTACTGCTAATCACCATTTTAAACTATGATTCGGCTCTTTATGAAGAAGTAAAAGGCAAGCGCCCAGTGATTTTACAGCAAGCCACACGTAAGCATATCCGATTCTTGGTGCCTATGGACGAATCTTGAGGTAAGTCCCTACACGCAGGGCATCACTTTGTAAGCCGTTGATTTTTTTCAGATACTCGACCGATACTCCATAGCGCCGGGCAATACTCCACAAAGTATCGCCCCGCTGCACATAATGCTTGGCAGGGACTGTGGCAGAGGGCTGGTGCTTGGAATACACCATAAGCTTTTGCCCGGGATAGATGAAGTAATTGGGCAAGCCGTTCCAACGTTGAAGGTCGGCAATGCTCACCCCATATAGTTGGGCTATTTTTCCCAAAGAATCGCCTTTGCGCACAGTGTATGTGTGTGCGGGTGTCTCTTCGGAGGCAGTGTAGAATGCCTTTTGGTAAGTTGATTCTTCCTTTTTGGGGGGCAATACCATAGTTTCCTTGAGAGTATCGCCTGCCTGTTGCCAAGTGAGAGTAGCCAACTGCTCCACACTTAATGCCATCACCATACTGTTTAAGAAGGCATTTACGTACAATTCCCCTTTTACGGTATAACCGGCATCGGTCAAATGAATACGGTCTCTTTTAGCAAGCCCTGACTGCAGCCAACGCATCATAGAATATTGCCCACCGCTGACGTGGTAATAGTCATAGAAGGCACAATGGTAAGTCTGTGCTATCTCTTTGAGCAGAGCGGCATAATCGCGGCATGCCGATACGTTGCGACGGTAGCGGTAGGCATCCTGCGGCGACACAAGCAAGATGACAGTGCCAGGGCTCTGTTCGCGTATGCGCTCTATGAGAGAGACAAGCTGGCGACGCATACTGTTTCTATCGAAGTAGTTGCTAAGGTAAAAGTCATTGATTCCTACATCCAGAACCACCAAATCGGGCTGCAAAATTGCCATTTCCTCTGCCAGCAAAGATTCTTTTGCCCACGACCCCACGCTTGCTCCGTTGACCCCTGCCGAGCTATATACTACCCCTTTGTCTTCTACTGATTCAAGCCACAGACCATAACACTCAAAGAAGTGCTGCGAAGCCCTGCTTTTGTTCACTTGCACCTCTATGTAGCCATCAAAAACAGGCAGTACAGTTTCTACATAAGGTTTTCCCGGCACAGGACGCAGATGGATGGGGGCAGCAACAGGCGAGGTCTTTACCAGTATATCGAAGCTGCTGCTGTCGGCACGGCAAAAAATGCGCAGCTTGCGATGCGAGGGGGCATAGCTGCCTTTTTGCATTTGAATGATGAATGAAGCCTGCGGGTCTTCGGTGTACACAGTTACACCGCTACTGCCCAAAGGAAAAGTAGGGTTGTATTTAGTGATAAGCGCCGATTGCCACACACCACGGTGTGATGAGCGGTAATCTACCGTTCCATGGGTGTGGGCAATAGAGTAAGGTACAAGCCACCCGATGCCACCATTCCCCCAAATGTCAGCTATACGCTCACGGATAAGGCGTGTTTGCAGGTCGTAATGTACATGCGAGTCGCCCAAGTGAAGAACCCTTACCTTACGGCTACGGGCTTGTGAGAAGCGCTCAAAAAAATGCCTCATAACGGGCATCTCGAACCACTGCCAGTGGTTTTTGTCGTATTCAATGAAAGAGAAGCTGCTTGTGTAGCGAATATGCTTTTGAAAGCTATTTTCCTTTTCGCTTGACAAAGAATCAAGCCTATGAAGCGAATATGCCGCGCTACTACTCATGCAAAGCCAAGTACCCAATGTGGCAATTACTAGTTTCCTCCACTGCATATCTTCAAGGCAATTCATCAAAACAAGCCCAAGGGGAATTCTTAAACGAAGTTTCTTGGTGTACATAAATTCTTATAGCTTTGTCGAACGAAAGTAATCATTTCGCACTCATTTAGCAATTGCATTAACCTTGCCAATGATGGTTCAGCCGATTCGTCCTTTTGTTTTGCTGCTGCTTGTCGGGCTGTTGTTTGCCTTGTTGATGAGTTTCATGCCTGAACAGCTCACACTGGCAGCTTGGCAACTGCGTTTTCCCACTTGGCAAAATACCATTCTGAAAGAAGCCCCTCAATATGCCGATATAGAAATCATTACCAAACGGCTGGAACAGCCTGAGACCCCTCCAGCGCCAATAGACACCCTTCCCCACCCCGACAGCACCATGCAGCCTCCACCGGAGCCACAAGCCGGGCGCTTCGACTATGCCCCGGGACAGGACACGCTGCTCTATCCTTTCTTTCGCCTCTTGGATGCCCTCAAAAGCGGGCAGCTTCAAGAAAGCATTCATGTCATACATTTCGGGGACTCGCAATTGGAAGGCGACCGCATCACAGCAGAGCTGCGCCACAGCCTGCAAAGTCGATTTGGAGGGTGTGGTCCTGGGCTGCAAGGCATCACCAATCACCTGAATGCCAAAATATCTATTTATCAAACCAACGACAAACATTGGCAATGGTACCCGCTTTTCGGGAAACACTCCAAGCAAGCTCCTTCCAAATACTTTGGTTTACTGGGCAACATGTATGTCTTCGTGCCTACCATCAAAGATAAAACACTCCATATCATAACAAGTACAAGCGGAAAAAAAGAAAAAACGCTATATAACGACACTCTTTCATTGTATGCCGAAGCCGACACTTCTGGGTTGAGCAAACGAGCAAAGCATAATCCCCCGCCGGCTGTTGGTATTCAAATAGGCACCGTATATCACCGTTCCGAACAAGCTCATGCTAATGACCGTGAAGTGCAAAGGGTGAAAGTATTGTTCCGCAACCCCACGAAAGCAGTAGAAGTGCAAGTGCTGCACAACGGTAAGCTCAGCTGCCAGCAGCGCTTTGAGCCAAGCGAATCGTTGCAGCTGATGGTATGTGACGTGCCGGACGACTTTCAAAACATAGGCATACATTTTAAAGCCGAAGGAATGCTTGAAGTGTACGGTAGCAGCTTGGAGTGCCGCAGAGGTATAGTGGTGGACAACGTGCCGATACGAGGCAGTTCCGGCTTGGAATTTACCAAAATACCTGCTGACCATTTGCGTAATCAACTCAAAAAGCTCAATGTGAAACTGTTGATTTTTGAGTTTGGAGTCAATGTGGGCGAAGCCGAGGACTATACCTTCTATGAAGAGCAGTTTTACAAGCAGCTGAAATACTTCCGCGACTTGGCACCCGACATCCCCATTTTAGTCATCAGCACCTCCGACCGCTCCAAAAAAGACGGCATTCATTATGTTTCTTTAAAAAACATCGATAAATTAAGAGATGCTCAGCGCCAAGCTGCTTTCCGGGCGGGGTGTGCTTTTTGGGATTTGTTTCAAGCCATGGGTGGACTCAACTCCATGCCCTCATGGGTAAAAGAAAAACTTGCCAACAAAGACTATACACACTTCACTCCGCGTGGGGCACGCTTGGTATCAGAGATGCTTTATGAAGCCTTGATGTATGAATATGAGCTTTACAAAATGGCACAGAAGCCTCGTTTTTAGTTTGCTGCTGGTGTCGAGTATGCTCTACTGTCGGCAACAGGCACCATTTGCATTGCAGGCATCCTATAGCTCACGCGTTCCTATAGACAGCAATGCCAATGTTATCATCTATGATACAAGCCACGCCTACAAGCACTTTTTGCAGGCATTCGACAGCCTCATAAAACACCGCAGCCGCTCGTTACGCATTCTACACCTTGGCGACTCTCACATACAAGCCGATTTCTTTCCTCATAAACTGCGGCAACTACTCCAACAGAACCCCTTATTGGGCAATGCCGGGCGTGGTTATTTTTTCCCAGCACGCTTAGCTGGCGCAGGCGCCGACCCGCTCAACATTCCCGGACAGTATTATTTTGGCAGCTGGCACGGCTGCCGCAGCATCCTCAGCGACAGCTGCTCCTGTGGCATTGCCGGCATGAGTGCCCTCACCTTTCAGCCAACGGCTACTTACACCTTCAACCTCGATTCGATGTATACTTCCTGCCGGCGCATCAAAATATATTATGACACACAAAACAACAGCAGCTATTATCCTGTGTTGTGGGCAGGCATGCGCTGGCATCTACCCCGACGGATTCACCGTCAAGGCTATGCCGAATTTTTAGTAGATGCGCCGCCTCCCTACACACTCGGTTTTCAGCGGCTGCAGCTTACACAGCGTTTCTTTCGTCTGCAAGGCATTATCGTAGAAAACAACAACAGCGGGGTGCTCTATCACTCGGCAGGACTGAACGGCGCTACAGTAGCTTCCTATTTACGATGCCCGGAACTGATAGAGCAGATTGCAGCGCTTGCCCCAGATTTGGTCATTGTTTCGCTTGGCACCAACGATGCCTACCGACAAAAATTCAACGACCGCCAATTTAAAGAAGACTACCGCGAGCTGGTGCGACGCATCCGCAAAGCAGCTCCCAGCTGCAACATCTTGCTGACTACCCCCGGCGACTGCTACTTCCAACGCCAATACGCTAACCCACACATCGCGACAGCTGTACAACGACTTAAAGAGCTGGCACAAGAAGAAGACCTATTGCTTTGGGATTGGTTTGCCGTCATGGGAGGCAGCGGCAGTATTGTAGCATGGAAAAATGCGGGCTTGGCAAATCCCGACTTAGTGCATCTGTTGTTGCCCGGTTATGAGCTGCAAGGCGCCTTGCTTTACGATGCCCTTATACAGCTATATAAGCAATACAAATCTTCACTTTAACCTTCTGATAAACCAAGCCCAGCCAATCAGACGGCTTGCACCAGCCACTGCCAGCAGGGTAGCAAGCAAAGCCGTAGGGGTGAGCCCATAAATATCAACCAGACGGCGCAACAGACTGTCCCTATCCAGCAATTCATATACAAGGTTTTGCAGGGCTTCGTTGTCCAGCTGATTCACCAGATAGGCAACATAGAACAATACACTCAACAACAGCAACACCAATAACAGTACTGCATACATAGGAATGGAAGCCAACCACTGCACGCGCTTGTACTGCCTTGCTTTTTCTGCTACAAACTCATGCGCCATCAGGGAGCGAATGCGGTAGATGCGCCAAGCCGCAGACAGGGTAAACAACAGCAGTACCACCCAGCTCCAAGTACTTAGGTTTCTGTCAAAAACTACCCACAAAAACACATAACCCAAGAAAAAAACAGCCATGGCGTCTAAGAAAAGAAAGCTTCTTGCCTTCATCGGTCATACTCGTTTAGGATGTTTATCTTGCGCTGACAACGCTCTATGCATTTTTTGTAGTAATCGATGTCATCGTCGGAGAGTGTGAAGGCAATGGCTTGCTTGTAGGTATCCATTGCCTTAAGATATTCTTGCTGCATTTCGTACATGATGGCTTCTTCACCCAGCAAGTGCGAGCGGCTGATGCCCGGCACTTGTCGTGCTTGTTCGAGCAACTCTTTCAGTTCCTCGAAGCGCTCCATTTTCGACAAACAGACGATGGCATTCAAATACACAGGCAAGTAATCGGGGGCATACTTGAGTGCCAAACGATACAGCTCCCAAGCCTTTTCCAAGTTCTGATACTTTACTTCATACACCCATGCCAAATGGTTGTAGGCACGCCCATAAGCCGGCTCACGGGCAAGAATACGATTCAGCAACTCTACGCTACTACCTATGCGGTTATCTTTCAACAGCTGGTCTGCCTCAAAAAACCAGTCGTCTAATTCCGGGTCAAAAAAACGTTCTTCCATTGCAAAAATTCATAGATGATGCTTGGCAAATTGGGTACTATATGTTACGTCGGGCAATTTTCCAACTGCGCTTACAGCTTTGGCTGTTTGCGGGTGCGCCGTTGTTGAGCACTTGGCTTTGTCCTTTTTGTTCATTCCACAGATGTGCTACAAAAGCAGCGGCTGTTTGAAGTTCTTCCTCTGTCAATGCTGAATTGAGTACTTCGGGCGTGAAGTATTGCTTCACAAAATTGGTATCGAAGCTGCCATCTGTAAAAGCAGGGTGCTGTAAAGCAAAAGCACAGAAATCGAGGGTGGTGGCAATACCTGTGATTTTATATTCGCCAATCGCACGCAACATGCGGTCAATGGCTTCTTGGCGGCTTGGAGCATGCACTATCAGCTTGGCAATCATGGGGTCGTAGTAAATAGGCACTTGCATGCCTGCCTCGAAAGCATCGTCAACACGCACGCCGGGACCTTGCGGGCGCTCATAACTAAGCAGCTTGCCCACATTGGGCAAGAAGTTATTGCGTGGGTCTTCGGCATATACACGCACCTCAATGGCATGCCCGTTTATTTTCAACTCTTCTTGGCTAAAACGCAGCGGCTGCCCTTCGGCTATCCTGATTTGCTCTTTGACCAAATCAATGCCTGTAATCATTTCCGTGACAGGATGTTCTACTTGCAAGCGGGTGTTCATTTCAAGGAAGTAGAAGTTGCGCTGCTCGTCCACGATAAACTCCACCGTACCGGCATTGTAATAGCCGCAAGCTTTTGCCACACGCACAGCGGCTTCTCCCATAGCACGCCGCATGTTTTCATCCACTACCGCCGAAGGAGCTTCTTCTATCACCTTTTGATGGCGGCGTTGTATTGAGCACTCCCGCTCAAAGAGATACACCACCTTGCCGTAACGGTCGCCCAGCACTTGTATTTCGATGTGCTTGGGCGAAGCAATGTATTTTTCAATAAACACTGCCCCATCACCAAAAGCAGAAATCGCCTCACTTATTGCACGCTCCATTTGTTCTGCAAAGTCCTCTTCCTTTTCTACTACACGCATACCTTTTCCTCCTCCGCCGGCACTTGCTTTGATAAGCACCGGATAACCTATCTCCCGCGCAATGCGTTTGCCTTCTTCCACATCAGTAAGAGCCTCGGCAGTGCCGGGCACTAAGGGTACGCCTTGTTTCTTTGCTGCTTCTTTAGCTGCCAGCTTGCTTCCCATCAGTTCTATGCTCTGCGGCGAAGGACCGATAAAGATGAGTCCTGCCTCTTCGACGGCACGTGCAAAATGGGCGTTCTCCGACAAAAAGCCATAGCCGGGATGTACCGCATCGGCACCAGTTTGGCGACAAGCTTCTAAAATACGGTCGATTCGCAAATAAGACTCCGAAGAGGGGGCGGGTCCAACACATACGGCTTCATCGGCATAGCGCACATGCAATGCTTCGCGGTCGGCTTCACTATATATGGCAACGGTGCGAATGCCCATCTCTTTTGCCGAACGCATGATGCGCAAAGCTATTTCGCCGCGATTGGCAACCAATATTTTGCGAATTTTTCGATTCGAAGTACTCATGACAACGGTGGCTTAGTTTGGGTAAAGTCTTTTGATTCTAAGCAAAGAAAAGAAAATTTTAAAAAATTATTCCTTTGCTCCAAAACGCCACTTTGCCAAAAGCGCTTATTTTGAAGAAGTCAGTATCTTTGCTTTCCAGTAATGCGCCAAACTTATGAGTGACACTTCTTTTTACACCATCATCATGGCGGGGGGCGTGGGTTCCCGCTTTTGGCCCTTCAGCCGTGAGCACTCGCCTAAACAGTTCCACGACATCTTGGGCAGAGGTAAAAGCATGATTCAAGAAACTGTCGAACGTTTCGAAGGCATCTGCTCTCCGGAAAATATTTATGTGGTAACTCACAAAAAATATGTAGATAAAGTAAAAGAACATCTGCCTTTTTTGTCCCATGAACAAATACTGGCAGAACCCAGCCGCCGTAACACAGCCCCTTGCATTGCTTATGCCTGCTACAAAATAGCGCAAAAAAACCCCGATGCGGTTACAGTGGTTACCCCTGCCGACCATGTCATTCAGAATGTGGAGCGCTTCCAAAAAGCCATACGTACTGCCGTAAAACATGCACACAAGAAAGATGTACTGGTTACCTTAGGCATCAAGCCTAACCGCCCCGACACAGGCTACGGCTATATCCAATACCAACAGCCCAGTGGGCTGTTTCAGAAATTCAAACCCTATCCTCTGCTTCCGGTAAAAACCTTTACCGAAAAACCCAACTTGGAACTGGCAAAAAAGTTTCTTGAAAGTGGAGACTTCGTGTGGAATGCAGGCATTTTTATTTGGCATGTAGAAAGCATCAAAAAAGCATTTCAGCGATATGCCCCCGAAATAGCAGAAGTATTTGAAGAAATAGAAGACCACTTTTTTACCGAATCGGAAAGAGAAGCTGTAGAACAAGCCTATCCGCTCTGCAAAAAAATATCTATCGACTATGCCATCATGGAAAAAGCCGATAATGTCTATGTGATACCCGTAGATTGCGGCTGGTCTGATTTAGGCACTTGGAAGTCGCTCTATGAGTTGGCACCCAAAGACGACCAGCAAAACGTCATACAAGGCACTGTGCTTGCCTATGACAGCCAACAGTGCATCGTAAAGACACCCAAAGACCAACTGGTAGTGATTCAAGGGCTTGAAGGTTTCATCGTAGCCGAGCACGAAGGGGTGCTGCTTATCTGTCGACAAGACCAAGAGCAACGCGTAAAGGAATTTGTGGCAGAAGCCAAGAAAATAGACAAACGCTTTATTTGATAAGAAACTACTTC is a genomic window containing:
- a CDS encoding rhomboid family intramembrane serine protease, which translates into the protein MRISYNAPVTLTFTFIAAGIRLLCDWMPGLLNLLIAPPVFDVPWIHYPAFIIHILGHSSWEHYFGNFSLMLLIGPILEEKYGSKQMFYMIVLTALLGGLLNAIFFDTGLIGASGVVFMMIVLASFVNVQRGTLPLTFLLVLVLYIGQEVVQAFSNDNISQFAHIMGGGAGAFFGFMVPPKGTKESTASSSFL
- a CDS encoding aspartate kinase, with the translated sequence MKVFKFGGASVKDAEAIRNVAHIIQTQGSPRELLVVVSAMGKTTNALEKLLDNYFAKKDYEQDFRTLYDYHMNAARALFPEGHPAFQAMERLFVRLRYTLLHHTRPENYHESYDQVVSFGELLSSTLISHFLQSSGIAHRWIDARDYIKTDTSWRKAQVDWAWSEHLIQTELRPVLQEQIVVTQGFIGGTLGGRTTTLGREGSDYSAALFAAALNAESVTVWKDVPGVLNADPKHYAFASLFEHLSYRQAAEMTFYGASVIHPNTIRPLASKNIPLLVRSFLTPTKNGTRIDAEGGNIQKACVIRKENQCLVSFAVKDLAFITEERISYVLDACHRLHLKLNLIQSSALSLSVCFDDRPEYVEELRQLLQEDFSIAYNKNLLLITILNYDSALYEEVKGKRPVILQQATRKHIRFLVPMDES
- a CDS encoding LysM peptidoglycan-binding domain-containing protein — its product is MRHFFERFSQARSRKVRVLHLGDSHVHYDLQTRLIRERIADIWGNGGIGWLVPYSIAHTHGTVDYRSSHRGVWQSALITKYNPTFPLGSSGVTVYTEDPQASFIIQMQKGSYAPSHRKLRIFCRADSSSFDILVKTSPVAAPIHLRPVPGKPYVETVLPVFDGYIEVQVNKSRASQHFFECYGLWLESVEDKGVVYSSAGVNGASVGSWAKESLLAEEMAILQPDLVVLDVGINDFYLSNYFDRNSMRRQLVSLIERIREQSPGTVILLVSPQDAYRYRRNVSACRDYAALLKEIAQTYHCAFYDYYHVSGGQYSMMRWLQSGLAKRDRIHLTDAGYTVKGELYVNAFLNSMVMALSVEQLATLTWQQAGDTLKETMVLPPKKEESTYQKAFYTASEETPAHTYTVRKGDSLGKIAQLYGVSIADLQRWNGLPNYFIYPGQKLMVYSKHQPSATVPAKHYVQRGDTLWSIARRYGVSVEYLKKINGLQSDALRVGTYLKIRP
- a CDS encoding SGNH/GDSL hydrolase family protein, yielding MMVQPIRPFVLLLLVGLLFALLMSFMPEQLTLAAWQLRFPTWQNTILKEAPQYADIEIITKRLEQPETPPAPIDTLPHPDSTMQPPPEPQAGRFDYAPGQDTLLYPFFRLLDALKSGQLQESIHVIHFGDSQLEGDRITAELRHSLQSRFGGCGPGLQGITNHLNAKISIYQTNDKHWQWYPLFGKHSKQAPSKYFGLLGNMYVFVPTIKDKTLHIITSTSGKKEKTLYNDTLSLYAEADTSGLSKRAKHNPPPAVGIQIGTVYHRSEQAHANDREVQRVKVLFRNPTKAVEVQVLHNGKLSCQQRFEPSESLQLMVCDVPDDFQNIGIHFKAEGMLEVYGSSLECRRGIVVDNVPIRGSSGLEFTKIPADHLRNQLKKLNVKLLIFEFGVNVGEAEDYTFYEEQFYKQLKYFRDLAPDIPILVISTSDRSKKDGIHYVSLKNIDKLRDAQRQAAFRAGCAFWDLFQAMGGLNSMPSWVKEKLANKDYTHFTPRGARLVSEMLYEALMYEYELYKMAQKPRF
- a CDS encoding GDSL-type esterase/lipase family protein, yielding MSFTKWHRSLVFSLLLVSSMLYCRQQAPFALQASYSSRVPIDSNANVIIYDTSHAYKHFLQAFDSLIKHRSRSLRILHLGDSHIQADFFPHKLRQLLQQNPLLGNAGRGYFFPARLAGAGADPLNIPGQYYFGSWHGCRSILSDSCSCGIAGMSALTFQPTATYTFNLDSMYTSCRRIKIYYDTQNNSSYYPVLWAGMRWHLPRRIHRQGYAEFLVDAPPPYTLGFQRLQLTQRFFRLQGIIVENNNSGVLYHSAGLNGATVASYLRCPELIEQIAALAPDLVIVSLGTNDAYRQKFNDRQFKEDYRELVRRIRKAAPSCNILLTTPGDCYFQRQYANPHIATAVQRLKELAQEEDLLLWDWFAVMGGSGSIVAWKNAGLANPDLVHLLLPGYELQGALLYDALIQLYKQYKSSL
- a CDS encoding tetratricopeptide repeat protein yields the protein MEERFFDPELDDWFFEADQLLKDNRIGSSVELLNRILAREPAYGRAYNHLAWVYEVKYQNLEKAWELYRLALKYAPDYLPVYLNAIVCLSKMERFEELKELLEQARQVPGISRSHLLGEEAIMYEMQQEYLKAMDTYKQAIAFTLSDDDIDYYKKCIERCQRKINILNEYDR
- the accC gene encoding acetyl-CoA carboxylase biotin carboxylase subunit, encoding MSTSNRKIRKILVANRGEIALRIMRSAKEMGIRTVAIYSEADREALHVRYADEAVCVGPAPSSESYLRIDRILEACRQTGADAVHPGYGFLSENAHFARAVEEAGLIFIGPSPQSIELMGSKLAAKEAAKKQGVPLVPGTAEALTDVEEGKRIAREIGYPVLIKASAGGGGKGMRVVEKEEDFAEQMERAISEAISAFGDGAVFIEKYIASPKHIEIQVLGDRYGKVVYLFERECSIQRRHQKVIEEAPSAVVDENMRRAMGEAAVRVAKACGYYNAGTVEFIVDEQRNFYFLEMNTRLQVEHPVTEMITGIDLVKEQIRIAEGQPLRFSQEELKINGHAIEVRVYAEDPRNNFLPNVGKLLSYERPQGPGVRVDDAFEAGMQVPIYYDPMIAKLIVHAPSRQEAIDRMLRAIGEYKITGIATTLDFCAFALQHPAFTDGSFDTNFVKQYFTPEVLNSALTEEELQTAAAFVAHLWNEQKGQSQVLNNGAPANSQSCKRSWKIARRNI
- a CDS encoding mannose-1-phosphate guanylyltransferase; its protein translation is MSDTSFYTIIMAGGVGSRFWPFSREHSPKQFHDILGRGKSMIQETVERFEGICSPENIYVVTHKKYVDKVKEHLPFLSHEQILAEPSRRNTAPCIAYACYKIAQKNPDAVTVVTPADHVIQNVERFQKAIRTAVKHAHKKDVLVTLGIKPNRPDTGYGYIQYQQPSGLFQKFKPYPLLPVKTFTEKPNLELAKKFLESGDFVWNAGIFIWHVESIKKAFQRYAPEIAEVFEEIEDHFFTESEREAVEQAYPLCKKISIDYAIMEKADNVYVIPVDCGWSDLGTWKSLYELAPKDDQQNVIQGTVLAYDSQQCIVKTPKDQLVVIQGLEGFIVAEHEGVLLICRQDQEQRVKEFVAEAKKIDKRFI